The Burkholderia cepacia genomic interval CGCCGGCAATTTCCTGCTGGTGCGCGTGCCGGACGCGGCCGCGGTGTTCGACGCGCTGCTCACCGAGCGGGTTTTGGTCAAAAACGTGAGTAAAATGCATCCGTTGCTGGCTGAATGCGTGCGGCTGACCGTCGGTTCTCCCGACGAAAACGCGCGCCTGCTGGCCGCTTTGAAACTCGCGCTGCCCGGTTGAGCCCGCGGGCGCCGCAGCGCGAAACGATCAATCCCCATTTACATCGACTCAGTCAAGGAATTGCCATGCGTGTGGCGGAAGTCGTTCGCAATACCAGCGAAACGCAGATCCGTGTGAAGCTCGATCTCGACGGCACCGGCCAGCAGAAGCTGGCCACCGGCGTGCCGTTCCTCGACCATATGCTCGACCAGATCGCTCGACACGGTCTGGTCGATCTCGAGGTTGAGGCGCATGGCGATACGCATATCGACGACCACCACACGGTCGAGGATGTCGGCATCACGCTCGGGCAGGCCGTCGCGAAGGCGATCGGCGACCGCAAGGGCATCCGTCGCTACGGCCATTCGTACGTGCCGCTCGACGAGGCGCTGTCGCGCGTCGTGATCGACTTCTCCGGCCGGCCGGGCCTCGAATTCCACGTGCCGTTCACGCGTGCGCGGATCGGCACGTTCGACGTCGACCTGTCGATCGAGTTTTTCCGCGGTTTCGTGAACCAC includes:
- the hisB gene encoding imidazoleglycerol-phosphate dehydratase HisB, whose protein sequence is MRVAEVVRNTSETQIRVKLDLDGTGQQKLATGVPFLDHMLDQIARHGLVDLEVEAHGDTHIDDHHTVEDVGITLGQAVAKAIGDRKGIRRYGHSYVPLDEALSRVVIDFSGRPGLEFHVPFTRARIGTFDVDLSIEFFRGFVNHAGVTLHIDNLRGINAHHQLETVFKAFGRALRAAVELDERAAGQIPSTKGSL